In the Candidatus Ryanbacteria bacterium CG10_big_fil_rev_8_21_14_0_10_43_42 genome, GTAAAAATGACGGATGCGGATTTTTGGGTTGGTTTAGAGGGCGGAATAGAAGATAAGGGCACCGAAATGGAAGCATTTGCGTGGGTGGTAGTGAAGGCAAAAGATAATAAAATAGGGAAAGGCCGGACGGGTGTATATATTTTGCCCCCGAGAGTAGCGGAGCTTATTCGGCAAGGGAAAGAATTGGGAGAAGCAGATGATATTGTATTTAAGAGAACAAATTCGAAACAAGAAAACGGCTCGGTGGGTATTCTAACGGCGGACAGCATAGACAGAACGAAGTATTATACGGCCGCCGCCATACTTGCCCTTATTCCTTTTAAGAATAAAGAGTTATATTAAATTCTATCGATACGGGAATTCTTGAGCTTATTTATAAAGAATATATGTTTTTAAAGCGCAACGAGTCAGCTTTGGCGGAATGGTATACATTTTACACACAGTCTGGTACTATGGGCAGTAATACATGTAATTATGTATAAGGGAATATTAGATTTAGTAGCTATATTATAATGGATAATACACATATGGACGATGCAAACACACAAGAAAGTATGGAGGAAAACATATCATCTTCGGCTAAAGATATGTCGAGCCAGGTAAATATAACAATGAAGAAATCCAAGCTGGTTTATATTATAATCGCAGGCGTGATCGTTCTTATTCTTGTCGGACTGTTCTTCGCTAAAAGTCTTTTTGTAGCGGCAACGGTAAACGGTAGTCCGATAAGTCGTTTTTCCGTTATTAGCGAGCTTGAAAAACAAAGTGGTGCGCAGGTGCTTGGAGCCATAATAGATCAAAAGCTTATTAAGGCCGAACTTGATAATCAGGGTGTAAGCGTGGCGGAGGAAGAGATAGATGCGGAAATTAAAAAAATTGAAGAACAAATTGCAAGCCAGGGCGGAGAACTAAGTCAGATTCTCGCCGCGCAAGGCGTTACAGAAACGGAACTTCGTGAACAGATTAGTATCCAGAAACGATTGGAAAAAATATTAGCAGATAAAATTGTTGTTTCAGATGAGGAGGTAAATGCGTATATCACGGATAACGCCATTACTCTTCCGGAGGGAATGACAATGGAGGTGTTTGTCGGACAGATTAAAGAGCAGTTAAAAAATCAGAAATTTCAGCAGGAAGCAGGGCAATGGGTATCTGATGTAACGGCAAGTGCGGACATCAAATATTATATCGAATATTAAACAAATAAAATAAGCATGTTTCTTGGAATGAGTAAGTACTGCAGAATAAACCGCCTTATTGGCGGTTTATTGTTGTTATGGAAAAATTGATAATTTATAATGGCGTATATATGGAATCTGTAAAAAATACCGATAAAAATATACACGCCGTCTTTGAAGGGGGCGGCGTAAAAGGGACGGGACTTGTAGGGGCCGTGCAGGTAACGGAGGATCACGGATATATATTTGACCGTGTCGCGGGTACTTCGGCGGGTGCTATTATAGCCGCTCTTATAGCGGCCGGTTATACGGCAAGCGAAATGAAAGAAATTATGTTTGCATTGGATTATAGGAAGTTTAAAGATAAGGGACTGGGAGACAGTATACCGCTTGTAGGACCTCTTGCGAGTTTGCTTATTACAAAAGGTATTTATGAAGGAGATTATTTTGAAAACTGGTTAAGAGATTTGCTCTTACAAAAGAATATCAGAACTTTCAAGGATCTTTTGATTGATGAAAACATCAAAGACTCGACGTACAGATACAAGCTTCAGGTCATAGCGTCGGATGTTTCGCGCGGAAGACTTATTACACTTCCGCATGACGTGAGCGAATATGGTTTTGTACCCAATGATTTTGATGTTGCAAGAGCTGTTAGAATGAGTATGAGCATTCCTTTTTTCTATAAGCCGGTTATCATGAAAAATGCAAAAGGGGACGCTTCATTCATTGTAGACGGAGGAATTTTAAGTAATTATCCCGTTGGAATTTTTGATCCCGTGGGAAATACGAGTCCTCTCTGGCCAACATTCGGCTATAAACTGGTGGAACCGGATGAATATAAGCCACACAATATCAACGGTCCGGTAAGCCTTTTAGCGGCACTGTTTTCGACCATGATGGAGGCGCATGATGCAAGATATATTAAGGATACGAATTTCCAGCGTACGATACCCATAGAAACGCTGGGTGTCCAAACCACCGATTTTGATACGACCATAGAGAAAAAACAGGAGCTTTATGAAAGCGGAAAAAAGGCCGCAGAGGAATTTTTCCAAAAGTGGAACTTTGAAGAATACAATCAAAAGCGTGGAAAAGGAGAAAGCCGCAGACAGCAAGTTTGGAAATCGAAAGAAGAGGCGGGATGATTATTAATTGATTTATCTCTGCTTTTTGTATATACTGTACCCACAGTATGGCAAAAAAAGCATCAAAAAAGAGTACGTCACGCAAAAAGAGCGTATTGTCGAAGGCAGAACTACCCCCCCTCGGCAATGCCCATGCTATACAGGTGCGTGGCGCACGTGCGCACAATTTGAAAAATGTCTCTGTTGATATTCCGCGTGATAAATTTGTTGTTATTACGGGACTTTCCGGATCAGGGAAATCATCGCTTGCTTTCGACACCGTTTATGCCGAAGCCGAACGACGGTTTGTTGAATCTCTTTCTGCGTATGCGCGTCAGTTCTTGGGTGTAAAAGAAAAGCCGGATGTGGATTCCATAGAAGGCCTTTCACCCGCTATTGCCATTGATCAAAAAAGTGTTTCGCGTAATCCGCGTTCTACCGTAGGCACCATCACGGAGATTTATGATTATCTGCGTATCTTATATGCGCGTATTGGTATTCCGCATTGTCCGGAGTGCGGAAAACCCGTTCGCCGGCAAAGCGTGGATGAAATTATCGCCCGTATTCTTTCCATGCCGGTCCGTACACAGGCGATATTATTAGCTCCCATTGTGCGCGGCCGCAAAGGAGAGCATAAGGGGGTGCTTGAAGAAATACAAAAGAAAGGATTTGCCCGCGTGCGGATTGATGGTGTCGTGATACGAACGGAGGAAGCGGTGGATAAAGCGCTTGATCCGAAAAGAAAACATAGTATTGAGGTTGTGGTGGATCGTATTGTGGTGGACGATGGACTGGATCGTCCGCGTCTTGCTGATTCATTGGAGACTGCCCTTAAAATAGGAAAAGGTATTGCGGCGGTGGATACCGGAAAAGAGGAACTTATGTTCTCGGAACATTTTGCATGTCCCGATTGCGGTGTTTCGTTGCCGGAATTGGAGCCGCGGCTTTTTTCGTTTAACAGTCCGTATGGTGCTTGTCCGG is a window encoding:
- a CDS encoding patatin; translation: MESVKNTDKNIHAVFEGGGVKGTGLVGAVQVTEDHGYIFDRVAGTSAGAIIAALIAAGYTASEMKEIMFALDYRKFKDKGLGDSIPLVGPLASLLITKGIYEGDYFENWLRDLLLQKNIRTFKDLLIDENIKDSTYRYKLQVIASDVSRGRLITLPHDVSEYGFVPNDFDVARAVRMSMSIPFFYKPVIMKNAKGDASFIVDGGILSNYPVGIFDPVGNTSPLWPTFGYKLVEPDEYKPHNINGPVSLLAALFSTMMEAHDARYIKDTNFQRTIPIETLGVQTTDFDTTIEKKQELYESGKKAAEEFFQKWNFEEYNQKRGKGESRRQQVWKSKEEAG
- a CDS encoding inositol monophosphatase — protein: MKIVVASQNPVKVESVKRAFESMFPEEVFEIAGTPAVSGVRDQPCSDKETLEGAYNRVAHVVKMTDADFWVGLEGGIEDKGTEMEAFAWVVVKAKDNKIGKGRTGVYILPPRVAELIRQGKELGEADDIVFKRTNSKQENGSVGILTADSIDRTKYYTAAAILALIPFKNKELY